One genomic window of Cydia strobilella chromosome 11, ilCydStro3.1, whole genome shotgun sequence includes the following:
- the LOC134745516 gene encoding ganglioside-induced differentiation-associated protein 1, whose protein sequence is MYHVQKYLEKLPLPKGSTKSVNNGTNVFLYCNYYSYYSQKVLMALYEKNVEFEPILLDITKGEQYSSWFLDINPRGEIPVLKVNNDIIPDSTRILDYLEDYLDPKLPPLIKVSTDRKVLNNINKFRDLIDALPAGVITVGSFFHPQLCGRPKLPFILPVREVLKSGDLGSSKNLRKLAEENPKARGILLYKAEIQDRKHEILTSEEEYLKVLNIVDQVIAQVEEQLKEQNEDTWLCCEQFSIADVDLGILLHRLWELGLEGRFWAQGKRPLIENYYHRVQQRESFKKSVPTLPYHIKMIVTSQPPAYVGAAGAATLAIVIAIAYVFRKLLH, encoded by the exons atGTATCATGTTCAAAAATATCTTGAAAAATTACCATTACCGAAAGGAAGTACAAAATCCGTTAATAATGGAACCAATGTCTTCTTATACTGTAACTACTACAGCTATTATTCTCAAAAG gTGTTAATGGCATTATACGAAAAAAATGTAGAGTTTGAACCAATACTGCTTGATATCACCAAAGGAGAACAATATTCTTCCTGGTTTCTTGATATTAACCCACGAGGAGAAATTCCTGTACTTAAAGTGAATAATGACATCATTCCAGATTCAACAAGAATCCTTGATTACTTGGAGGACTATTTAGATCCTA AACTTCCTCCACTAATTAAGGTGTCAACGGATAGAAAGGttttaaataacataaacaaattCCGTGACCTGATTGACGCACTACCAGCAGGTGTTATTACTGTGGGTTCTTTCTTTCACCCTCAGTTGTGTGGCAGGCCTAAGTTGCCTTTTATTTTGCCTGTAAGAGAAGTCCTAAAAA gTGGGGACTTGGGCAGTTCCAAAAACCTAAGAAAATTAGCTGAAGAAAATCCAAAAGCAAGAGGCATTCTGCTGTACAAAGCAGAAATTCAGGACAGAAAACATGAAATACTTACTAGTGAAGAAGAATATTTGAAAGTATTAAATATTGTTGACCAAGTCATAGCTCAGGTTGAGGAACAGTTGAAGGAACAAAATGAAG acACTTGGTTGTGCTGTGAACAATTCAGCATAGCTGATGTTGATTTGGGAATACTTTTACATCGTTTGTGGGAACTAGGCCTTGAAGGCAGATTCTGGGCTCAAGGCAAACGTCCCCTAATAGAAAATTATTACCATCGTGTCCAACAAAGAGAATCATTTAAGAAGAGTGTGCCAACTTTACCATACCATATAAAGATGATCGTTACTTCCCAACCCCCAGCATATGTTGGTGCTGCCGGAGCAGCAACACTTGCCATTGTCATTGCAATTGCATATGTTTTCAGAAAACTTCTTCATTAG
- the LOC134745515 gene encoding acyl-coenzyme A diphosphatase FITM2 — MTSRSSNYKNSRMNYNFQNESFESKGSKPTREASSILEVLVLMIVHICKKVLFFDTNLKIAVYLGTLFLISLMADSLTFPKTYFSRSDNIFNQYFVKIGWFWTLFMTVPYVLLTSYTTCCGNRRLIATAHLSRLAIATFFWYTWTMIFNVIETKYGRCNMKNVDNKVMCLKNGGFWNGFDISGHCFILIYSSLVMIEEARAINGWERIKDYIRDEKHARSIDDKSVSINPLRKISAEELEVVKTSYEKWTSYVRGFLIATTLLQILWDVMLVSTILYYHIMVEKFISGVIAIFTWFVTYRVWYTIPNVLPNLPGDGAFKYNKTKLTSTSTFRKRSTTNGKHFMGMPINRQDTTEAASEEKR, encoded by the coding sequence ATGACAAGTAGAAGTAGTAATTATAAAAATTCCCGAATGAATtacaattttcaaaatgaatcTTTTGAAAGTAAAGGTAGTAAACCTACCCGAGAAGCATCATCTATTTTGGAAGTTCTCGTTTTAATGATAGTGCACATTTGCAAGAAGGTACTGTTCTTCGACACCAATTTAAAAATAGCAGTTTATTTAGGAACTCTTTTCTTGATTTCACTTATGGCGGACAGTCTAACGTTTCCGAAAACATATTTCTCGAGGAGTGATAATATATTCAAccaatattttgttaaaattggATGGTTTTGGACATTATTTATGACGGTGCCCTACGTTCTTTTGACATCCTACACCACTTGTTGTGGTAATAGAAGACTCATTGCTACAGCACACTTATCGAGATTGGCGATTGCTACATTTTTTTGGTACACATGGACAATGATCTTTAATGTTATTGAAACCAAATATGGACGTTGTAATATGAAGAATGTAGACAACAAAGTAATGTGTTTAAAAAACGGGGGCTTTTGGAATGGATTTGATATATCTGGTCATTGTTTCATTCTTATATATTCAAGTTTAGTGATGATAGAAGAGGCCAGGGCCATAAATGGATGGGAGAGAATAAAAGATTACATCAGAGATGAGAAACATGCACGAAGTATAGATGATAAATCTGTAAGCATTAATCCTCTAAGAAAAATTTCAGCTGAGGAACTAGAGGTTGTAAAAACATCCTATGAAAAATGGACATCCTATGTGAGAGGATTTTTAATTGCAACAACTTTGCTTCAAATACTGTGGGATGTGATGCTTGTATCTACAATTCTTTATTACCATATAATGGTGGAGAAATTTATCAGTGGTGTAATAGCTATATTTACATGGTTTGTGACCTATAGAGTTTGGTATACAATACCAAATGTTCTTCCTAATTTACCAGGGGATGGCGCATTCAagtataacaaaacaaaattaacatCAACTTCTACATTCAGAAAAAGAAGTACTACAAATGGTAAACATTTTATGGGCATGCCTATCAACCGCCAGGACACCACAGAGGCTGCATCAGAGGAAAAAAGATAA